In one window of Chloroflexota bacterium DNA:
- a CDS encoding DNA-3-methyladenine glycosylase — MGAFLTHETPEGRVTVRLVETEAYLGPEDPAAHSARGPTARNEPMWGPPGHLYVYRIYGIHDCVNVVCGPGTKPEAVLLRGGEVIEGEELARRRRGPKPSTARLAAGPGNLGRALGIGRDLSGADLLTGPVSLIMGAPPPAVASRPRVGVGYAGAWAARPYRFVIPNDPHLSRR; from the coding sequence CTGGGCGCCTTCTTGACGCATGAAACGCCCGAGGGTCGTGTGACGGTGCGTCTGGTCGAGACCGAGGCCTACCTGGGCCCCGAGGACCCGGCCGCGCACTCGGCGCGCGGCCCGACGGCGCGGAATGAGCCGATGTGGGGGCCACCGGGGCACCTGTACGTGTATCGGATCTATGGGATCCACGACTGCGTGAACGTGGTGTGCGGCCCCGGAACCAAGCCCGAGGCCGTGCTCCTGCGCGGGGGCGAGGTCATCGAGGGCGAGGAGCTGGCGCGCCGACGGCGTGGCCCGAAGCCATCCACCGCCCGCCTGGCGGCCGGTCCGGGCAACCTCGGGCGTGCGCTGGGGATCGGTCGTGACCTCAGCGGCGCCGACCTGCTGACCGGGCCCGTGAGCCTCATCATGGGCGCCCCCCCGCCGGCGGTCGCGTCCCGCCCGCGGGTCGGGGTCGGCTACGCCGGCGCCTGGGCCGCGCGCCCGTATCGGTTCGTGATTCCGAATGACCCGCACCTCTCGCGCCGCTGA
- a CDS encoding endonuclease MutS2, whose product MTRTSRAAEPDPASLRALEFAAITEQLAARTAFAPSREMAEATLPVGDAVHVAFLHDQTDEAMRLLELHADATIGGARDIRPALARARRGGRLVPADLLDVAGTLHATDLFRRRLTRWPGPQLAGVREDLEPAPALREQIERSIDPGGEILDSASPALKTARRRIRVAQERLRERLNAMLHSPDLAGAIGDAIVTQRGGRYVIPVRAEAKGRVPGIVHDQSASAATLFIEPLAVVELNNAWTEATLEAAEEEKRVLEALSREVERQAEALSTSLAGLARADLWLARARLAGEMDAVRPAVAEDAVELLSARHPLLGAEAVPIDLRLGERFGYRALVITGPNTGGKTVALKTLGLLALMHQAGLRVPAADGARLPVFARIMADIGDEQSIAQSLSTFSSHLRNVVRFLEVAGPQTLVLLDEIGAGTDPTEGSALAMAVLTVLLERGALVAATTHYAELKAFAEIQPGVTNAAVEFDVATLRPTYHLSIGLPGASQAFAIAERLGLAPDVLALARERISSTHALLEETLAAIRRAEAERAEALATASEERHAARTERERAEVGTDRARREAARILLEARRAADSLLEAAEREVAEARRGARSSDSAALAELGARTARRRARIAATPAPAGLAADEAALEPGPQPRVGLWGRSRTLGRSGRIAAISGRTGRVTLDADGARLVVPGDDVEIVDEPGAAPPERDLAAEELVRRAAAELPPSLDLRGERVEAALERLATHLDQALLAGADQVVIIHGAGTGALRRAIREYLADHPRVRTQRRGRREEGGDGATVGEL is encoded by the coding sequence ATGACCCGCACCTCTCGCGCCGCTGAGCCCGACCCCGCCAGTCTGCGGGCGCTGGAATTCGCGGCCATCACCGAGCAGCTGGCTGCGCGGACCGCGTTCGCGCCCTCGCGCGAGATGGCGGAGGCCACGCTCCCGGTTGGCGATGCGGTCCACGTCGCGTTCCTCCACGACCAGACCGATGAAGCCATGCGTCTGCTTGAGCTCCATGCCGATGCCACGATCGGGGGTGCGCGCGACATCCGGCCCGCCCTGGCCCGCGCCCGGCGCGGTGGACGCCTGGTGCCGGCCGATTTGCTGGACGTTGCCGGCACCCTCCACGCCACCGACCTGTTTCGGCGCCGGCTGACGCGCTGGCCCGGCCCGCAGCTGGCGGGGGTGCGCGAGGATCTCGAGCCGGCGCCTGCCCTGCGCGAGCAGATCGAGCGCAGCATCGATCCAGGCGGGGAGATCCTGGACAGCGCGTCGCCGGCGCTGAAGACGGCGCGGCGCCGGATCCGAGTGGCGCAGGAGCGCCTCCGCGAGCGGCTGAACGCGATGCTCCACTCCCCGGACCTGGCTGGCGCCATCGGCGACGCGATCGTCACCCAGCGGGGCGGCCGGTACGTGATCCCGGTCCGAGCCGAGGCCAAGGGCCGCGTCCCGGGCATCGTCCACGACCAGAGCGCCTCGGCGGCCACCCTGTTCATCGAGCCCCTGGCGGTGGTGGAGCTGAACAACGCCTGGACCGAGGCCACGCTCGAGGCGGCCGAGGAGGAGAAGCGGGTCCTCGAGGCCTTGTCGCGCGAGGTGGAACGCCAGGCCGAGGCCCTATCGACCTCGCTGGCGGGACTGGCGCGGGCCGACCTGTGGCTCGCGCGCGCCCGGCTGGCGGGTGAGATGGACGCCGTGCGGCCGGCCGTGGCGGAGGACGCGGTCGAGCTCCTCTCCGCCCGTCACCCGCTGCTGGGCGCGGAGGCGGTACCCATCGACCTGCGCCTGGGCGAGCGCTTCGGGTATCGGGCGCTGGTCATCACCGGTCCGAACACTGGCGGCAAGACGGTGGCGCTGAAGACCCTGGGTCTGCTGGCTCTCATGCACCAGGCCGGTCTGCGCGTACCGGCGGCGGATGGGGCGCGGCTCCCGGTCTTCGCGCGAATCATGGCCGACATCGGCGACGAACAGAGCATCGCCCAGTCGCTGTCAACCTTCTCCAGCCACCTGCGCAACGTCGTCCGCTTCCTCGAGGTCGCCGGACCGCAGACCCTGGTGCTGCTCGACGAGATCGGCGCCGGCACCGATCCGACCGAGGGCTCGGCGTTGGCCATGGCGGTGCTCACGGTCCTCCTCGAGCGCGGGGCGCTGGTCGCCGCCACCACCCATTACGCCGAGCTGAAGGCCTTCGCCGAGATCCAACCGGGGGTGACGAACGCCGCGGTCGAGTTCGACGTGGCCACGTTGCGCCCCACCTACCACCTGTCGATCGGCCTTCCGGGCGCCTCGCAGGCCTTCGCCATCGCGGAGCGGCTGGGCCTAGCGCCGGACGTCCTGGCCCTAGCGCGTGAGCGGATCTCGTCCACCCACGCGTTGCTGGAGGAGACGCTGGCCGCCATCCGGCGCGCCGAGGCCGAACGCGCCGAGGCGCTGGCCACCGCCTCCGAGGAGCGCCACGCGGCCCGCACCGAGCGGGAGCGGGCCGAAGTGGGGACCGACCGCGCCCGGCGGGAGGCGGCTCGGATCCTGTTGGAGGCGCGGCGCGCGGCCGACTCGCTCCTCGAAGCCGCTGAACGCGAGGTCGCCGAGGCCCGGCGGGGGGCCCGCAGTTCCGATTCCGCGGCCCTGGCCGAACTTGGGGCGCGCACGGCTCGCCGCCGGGCCCGCATCGCCGCCACGCCGGCGCCCGCGGGGCTGGCCGCAGACGAAGCTGCGCTCGAGCCCGGACCCCAACCCCGCGTTGGGCTGTGGGGTCGCAGCCGGACCTTGGGACGGAGCGGGCGGATCGCTGCCATCAGCGGCCGCACCGGGCGAGTCACGTTGGACGCGGATGGCGCTCGTTTGGTGGTCCCCGGCGACGATGTCGAGATCGTGGACGAGCCAGGGGCCGCACCACCCGAGCGTGACCTGGCGGCCGAGGAGCTGGTGCGCCGCGCCGCCGCCGAACTCCCTCCTAGCCTGGACCTGCGAGGTGAGCGCGTCGAGGCCGCCCTGGAGCGGCTGGCGACCCATCTCGACCAGGCACTACTGGCCGGCGCCGACCAGGTCGTCATCATTCACGGGGCTGGAACCGGAGCGCTGCGACGCGCCATCCGCGAGTACCTGGCCGACCATCCGCGGGTCCGCACCCAGCGGCGTGGACGGCGCGAGGAAGGCGGAGACGGAGCGACGGTCGGGGAGCTCTAG
- a CDS encoding transglycosylase domain-containing protein: protein MTLSPPPPAGYGSPARTGAAPRMRVQPLPAVILATFAVLGVGIVLSAVFLYTAYAGSLPDVTALEDYTPDEGSLVVSADGRELATFAATNRRVVGFDEIPTVLVEATVSAEDHTFWDNPCVDPRAIVRALLQNVSAGEVISGASTICQQLVRSVLLPPELMADPGRQLERKIKEAMLALRLDAAYPGEEGKAQIMEFFLNEMYYGNNGYGIWAAVDRYFGKDFTDPAPEHNVTPGEAALLAGLLRAPSDLDPTQYGRQAMDAEGLEIPGVLEVPDDAEPVLIRYGVLDDMVELGYLTDFQRDAIVRQPVYVIVPETPEFLAPHFVYATRREVAELLGAEDIIDRGGLRIETTLDYDGYQVTAEKWAQVAYDMDRLTDEELAARYGADAMNWINQLQGRNIGNDAIVTLNYRTGAVVAYVGSANFDGEATPIHQPQFDVVGQAFRQSGSAFKPVTYATGFETGTITPATMFMDVSTEIVPGYPVRDADLGERGPVRVRDALKFSLNIPVTKAQQLIGTAQVVDQAERLGLEWDPAQDPNVASLTLGTIGVRMIDLAAAYGTLANGGIYREPYLIERIVDRDGNVLYDRATDGPDPVQAISPQAAYLVSDILADNTDPAQNALWGPRFQLLTDAGRRPATLKTGTTTDFRDLQAFGYLAADPDPELDEGALITGVWVGNSDFTSIDSVFAADGPTFIWHDYMTEVTALNALPVRDFVRPEGIVDRTIDAMTGQAPGEFTTTTMGEIFMAAGPSLATDDAHRELAVEAATGKIWQAGCGDYVPATPGPTAAPVPSGEPIPEPTPAPPGLRVYLDLVGWDDHHAIWEASNLAWIKRWYGREEPPRAPLGSLDAPLAPAEECTPGAVPTSTPTPRPTPTPEPTPTPEPTPTPEPTPTPEPTP, encoded by the coding sequence GTGACCTTGTCACCTCCGCCGCCGGCGGGCTACGGATCGCCCGCGCGGACCGGCGCCGCGCCCCGGATGCGCGTTCAGCCATTGCCCGCCGTGATCCTCGCCACCTTTGCGGTGCTCGGGGTGGGCATCGTGCTCAGCGCGGTGTTCCTGTACACCGCGTACGCCGGCTCACTCCCCGACGTCACCGCCCTCGAGGACTACACCCCCGACGAGGGTTCGCTCGTCGTCTCCGCCGATGGCCGTGAGCTGGCGACATTCGCCGCCACCAACCGCCGGGTCGTGGGCTTTGACGAGATCCCGACCGTCCTGGTCGAGGCCACCGTGTCGGCCGAGGACCATACGTTCTGGGACAACCCGTGTGTCGATCCGCGAGCCATCGTGCGTGCCCTGCTCCAGAACGTGTCCGCCGGCGAGGTCATATCCGGAGCCTCGACCATCTGCCAGCAACTCGTCCGCAGCGTGCTCCTGCCGCCTGAGCTGATGGCCGATCCCGGACGCCAGCTCGAACGGAAGATCAAGGAGGCCATGCTCGCCCTCCGACTGGATGCAGCCTACCCGGGCGAGGAGGGAAAGGCCCAGATCATGGAGTTCTTCCTCAACGAGATGTACTACGGCAACAACGGCTACGGGATCTGGGCCGCCGTGGACCGCTATTTCGGCAAGGACTTCACCGATCCAGCGCCCGAGCACAACGTGACCCCGGGCGAAGCGGCGCTGCTGGCGGGCCTGCTGCGCGCCCCGTCGGACCTCGACCCCACCCAGTACGGGCGGCAGGCCATGGACGCCGAAGGACTGGAGATCCCCGGTGTCCTGGAAGTTCCCGACGACGCGGAGCCGGTCCTGATTCGGTACGGCGTCCTGGACGACATGGTCGAGCTCGGCTACCTGACCGATTTCCAGCGCGACGCCATCGTGCGCCAGCCGGTCTACGTCATCGTCCCCGAGACGCCCGAGTTCCTGGCTCCCCATTTCGTGTACGCCACCCGACGCGAGGTGGCCGAGCTGCTGGGCGCGGAGGACATCATCGACCGCGGCGGGTTGCGGATCGAGACCACACTCGACTACGACGGCTACCAGGTGACCGCCGAGAAGTGGGCGCAGGTGGCTTACGACATGGATCGGTTGACCGATGAAGAGCTGGCGGCCCGCTACGGCGCCGATGCCATGAACTGGATCAACCAGCTCCAGGGCCGGAACATCGGCAACGACGCCATCGTCACCCTCAACTACCGGACCGGAGCGGTGGTGGCCTACGTGGGAAGCGCTAACTTCGACGGGGAGGCCACCCCCATCCACCAGCCCCAGTTCGACGTCGTGGGCCAGGCCTTCCGCCAGTCCGGATCGGCATTCAAACCCGTCACCTACGCGACCGGGTTCGAGACCGGGACCATCACCCCGGCCACGATGTTCATGGACGTCTCGACCGAGATCGTGCCCGGCTACCCGGTCCGCGACGCGGACCTGGGCGAGCGGGGCCCGGTTCGGGTCCGCGATGCGCTGAAGTTCTCGCTCAACATCCCGGTCACCAAGGCCCAGCAGCTGATCGGGACCGCGCAGGTCGTGGACCAGGCCGAGCGGCTGGGCCTCGAGTGGGACCCGGCCCAGGACCCGAACGTCGCGTCGCTGACCCTGGGCACGATCGGAGTGCGAATGATTGATCTGGCCGCCGCCTATGGCACGCTGGCCAACGGCGGGATCTACCGCGAGCCGTACCTGATCGAGCGCATCGTGGACCGCGACGGCAACGTCCTGTACGACCGGGCCACCGACGGCCCCGACCCGGTTCAGGCCATCTCGCCCCAGGCGGCATACCTGGTCAGCGACATCCTGGCCGACAACACCGATCCGGCGCAGAACGCGTTGTGGGGCCCGCGCTTCCAGCTCCTGACCGATGCCGGCCGCCGGCCGGCCACCCTCAAGACCGGCACCACCACCGACTTCCGCGACCTGCAGGCCTTCGGCTACCTGGCCGCCGATCCCGACCCGGAGCTCGACGAGGGAGCGCTCATCACCGGCGTGTGGGTCGGGAACAGCGACTTCACGTCCATCGACTCCGTGTTCGCGGCCGATGGCCCCACGTTCATCTGGCACGACTACATGACCGAGGTCACGGCTCTCAACGCCCTCCCGGTGCGCGACTTCGTCCGACCCGAGGGGATCGTGGATCGGACGATCGACGCCATGACCGGTCAGGCGCCCGGCGAATTCACGACCACGACCATGGGCGAGATCTTCATGGCTGCCGGCCCGAGCCTGGCTACCGACGATGCGCACCGCGAGCTGGCCGTCGAGGCCGCGACCGGGAAGATCTGGCAGGCCGGCTGTGGTGACTACGTCCCCGCGACTCCCGGGCCCACCGCTGCGCCTGTCCCGTCCGGCGAGCCGATCCCGGAGCCGACGCCTGCCCCGCCTGGCCTCCGGGTATACCTCGACCTGGTCGGATGGGACGATCACCACGCCATCTGGGAAGCCTCCAACCTGGCGTGGATCAAGCGGTGGTATGGTCGCGAGGAGCCGCCACGGGCGCCGCTCGGGTCGCTGGACGCCCCGTTGGCGCCGGCCGAAGAGTGCACCCCAGGCGCGGTGCCTACGTCCACCCCGACCCCGCGGCCGACGCCTACCCCGGAGCCGACGCCTACCCCGGAGCCGACGCCTACCCCGGAGCCGACGCCTACTCCCGAGCCGACTCCCTAG
- the tyrS gene encoding tyrosine--tRNA ligase: protein MDRVGAIEDLLTRRVAQVVESEALRTLLAGARPLRVKLGFDPTSPDLHIGHGVVLERLRAFQDLGHTAVLVVGDTTAQIGDPSERNTTRPILSADEVRANAETYLAQFHRVVDEARTEVRWQSEWFDTFGLREVFALMSRFTLARMIERDTFAKRLAEGAPVSMHETLYPLLQAYDSVAVQADVELGGTDQTFNLLVGRDVQRDFGQDPQQILTCELLVGIDGVAKMSKSLGNAIGLTDPPYEQYARTMSIPDSLLPNWARLVTRWTDAEAETFLADLSADRIHPKAAKQQLAREIVSRWHAEQAAAEAEDRWEQEVSGGQVVSEMEETTVTIPLAGISLPDLLVAAGLASSRSVGRRLVRQGGVRVDGEVQTDELRMFAAGTDHEVRVGKRQAARVRLT, encoded by the coding sequence ATGGATCGCGTCGGCGCCATCGAGGACCTCCTGACCCGCCGCGTGGCCCAGGTGGTCGAGAGCGAGGCGCTCCGGACGCTCCTCGCCGGGGCCCGCCCCCTGCGGGTGAAGCTGGGCTTCGATCCCACCAGCCCGGACCTGCACATCGGTCATGGCGTCGTTCTCGAGCGGCTGCGCGCGTTCCAGGACCTGGGACACACGGCGGTGCTCGTGGTGGGGGACACCACGGCCCAGATCGGGGATCCGTCGGAGCGCAACACGACCCGCCCCATCCTGTCGGCGGACGAGGTCCGGGCCAACGCCGAGACCTACCTGGCCCAGTTCCACCGCGTCGTGGACGAGGCCAGGACCGAAGTTCGCTGGCAGTCCGAGTGGTTCGACACGTTCGGCCTGCGCGAGGTATTCGCGCTCATGAGCCGGTTCACGCTGGCCCGCATGATCGAGCGCGACACCTTCGCCAAACGCCTGGCCGAGGGCGCGCCGGTGTCGATGCACGAGACCCTGTACCCGCTGCTCCAGGCCTACGACTCGGTCGCGGTCCAGGCCGACGTCGAGCTGGGCGGCACCGACCAGACCTTCAACCTGCTGGTCGGCCGCGACGTGCAGCGCGACTTCGGCCAGGACCCCCAGCAGATCCTGACCTGCGAGCTGCTGGTCGGCATCGACGGGGTGGCGAAGATGAGCAAGTCGCTGGGCAACGCGATTGGCTTGACCGATCCGCCGTACGAGCAATACGCCCGCACCATGAGCATCCCCGACAGCCTGCTTCCGAACTGGGCGCGCCTGGTCACGCGCTGGACCGATGCCGAAGCCGAAACCTTCCTGGCCGATCTGTCCGCGGATCGCATCCATCCCAAGGCGGCGAAGCAGCAGCTGGCGCGCGAGATCGTGTCCCGCTGGCACGCCGAACAGGCGGCGGCCGAGGCAGAGGACCGCTGGGAGCAGGAAGTGAGTGGTGGGCAGGTCGTGTCCGAGATGGAGGAGACGACAGTGACGATCCCCCTGGCCGGGATCAGCCTTCCCGACCTGCTGGTCGCCGCCGGTCTCGCGTCGTCACGGAGCGTGGGGCGCCGCCTTGTCCGGCAGGGCGGGGTGCGGGTGGACGGGGAAGTCCAGACCGATGAGCTGCGGATGTTCGCGGCCGGGACGGACCACGAGGTTCGGGTTGGGAAGCGCCAGGCCGCGCGAGTGCGCCTGACCTGA
- a CDS encoding YebC/PmpR family DNA-binding transcriptional regulator — translation MSGHSKWSQIKRQKGANDAKRGALFTKLTREIITAARQGGSDQEANYRLRMAVDKARANSMPVDNIKRAIERATGSGADAEQYEEITYEGLGPANVAVVVAAMTDNRNRTAAAVRAIFTRSGGSFTPVSWQFEHRGVLSVPLKGSDPDEVSLAAIDAGAVDVGSPEGGAILVVTEPGALERVRSALTDAGFAPDTAEVSLEPTTRVEIADERAARQVLEFVEHLEDLDDVQTVYANFDIPDALMEQLEASVVGG, via the coding sequence ATGTCGGGACATAGCAAGTGGTCTCAAATCAAGCGGCAGAAGGGGGCCAACGACGCCAAGCGCGGGGCGCTGTTCACCAAGTTGACCCGCGAGATCATCACCGCCGCGCGCCAGGGCGGATCCGATCAGGAAGCCAATTACCGGCTCCGGATGGCGGTCGACAAGGCACGGGCCAACTCCATGCCCGTGGACAACATCAAGCGCGCCATCGAACGAGCCACCGGGTCAGGGGCCGATGCCGAGCAATACGAGGAGATCACGTACGAGGGCCTGGGCCCCGCGAACGTCGCGGTCGTCGTGGCCGCCATGACGGACAACAGGAACCGGACCGCCGCCGCGGTCCGGGCCATCTTCACCCGGTCCGGTGGCTCCTTCACCCCCGTGTCGTGGCAGTTCGAGCACCGCGGGGTCCTGTCGGTTCCGCTCAAGGGAAGCGACCCGGACGAGGTGTCGCTGGCGGCCATCGATGCGGGGGCAGTCGACGTGGGCTCGCCGGAGGGAGGCGCCATCCTGGTCGTGACCGAGCCGGGTGCCCTGGAGCGTGTGCGGAGCGCCCTGACCGATGCCGGGTTCGCGCCCGACACCGCCGAGGTGTCGCTGGAGCCGACGACCAGGGTTGAGATCGCCGATGAGCGCGCCGCTCGCCAGGTCCTGGAATTCGTCGAGCACCTCGAGGACCTTGACGATGTCCAGACCGTCTATGCCAACTTCGACATTCCCGACGCCCTGATGGAGCAGCTCGAGGCATCGGTCGTCGGAGGATGA
- a CDS encoding CvpA family protein, translating into MEVIAEFTVTDLVVLVTLAGGVLMGFTQGTLRYVLSSVAVLVAFVVASLLKGPIADALGTVWRASTPAQQELWIYVLLLAISIIGGWFLVRMFYRQTRLPIYRRLDEIGGAVLGVLFVILVYSVTLVALDTYFLQADQAVVDASPGLGALYQFLNDSVLVSWFRDYVIPIAGFVLRPFVPDDIDQFLGS; encoded by the coding sequence GTGGAAGTAATCGCCGAGTTCACCGTCACCGACCTGGTGGTCCTGGTCACGCTGGCCGGTGGCGTGCTGATGGGATTCACGCAGGGCACCCTGCGCTACGTCCTGAGCTCGGTCGCGGTCCTGGTGGCCTTCGTCGTGGCCAGCCTGCTCAAGGGTCCCATCGCGGACGCGCTCGGGACGGTCTGGCGGGCCTCCACCCCCGCACAGCAGGAGCTGTGGATCTACGTCCTGCTGCTGGCCATCAGCATCATCGGCGGATGGTTCCTGGTGCGCATGTTCTATCGACAGACCCGGCTGCCGATCTATCGCCGCCTGGACGAGATAGGCGGCGCGGTCCTGGGAGTGCTGTTCGTGATCCTGGTCTACAGCGTCACCCTCGTCGCACTGGACACGTACTTCCTGCAGGCGGACCAGGCCGTGGTCGACGCCTCGCCGGGGCTCGGCGCGCTCTACCAGTTCCTGAACGACTCGGTTCTCGTGAGCTGGTTCCGCGACTACGTGATTCCCATCGCCGGGTTCGTGCTGCGCCCGTTCGTCCCCGACGACATCGACCAGTTTCTGGGCTCCTGA
- the fusA gene encoding elongation factor G: protein MKPTTPDRIRNVALIAHGGAGKTSLAEAMLFDAGAIPRLGSVEAGTAALDWEPDEQRRHHSINLGIGTFEAEGARITLVDTPGYADFQADVVQALAAVDAAIVVVDASAGVEVGTDAVWRLADARRLPRMVFVNKMDRENANYDATLDQLKTAFGPKIAPVYLPIGAAESFRGYIDVVEQHASIYDNGEPKEVPIPDDMRAAEESRRQALIEAAAEASDDLMLKYLEGEVISDAEIETALHTGTRDGSVVPVFVGSALRNIGVRELIRMIARHVPSAAEVGARTTTDGTLIEPDPAGPFVAQVFKVTADPFVGRLTYFRVVSGALKAQGHLHNATRREDERFGNLLALQGKEQVNLPQVGPGDIAAVAKLASTHAGDTLVAERSEAVQLPAFTFPEPTLQVAVEPESKADLDKLGQALNRMLEEEPCMRVHREAATSQTILTAMGDAHVDVIVDRLKRKFGAAVKVVAPRVPYRETIRRPAKIDNRFKRQTGGHGQFGHVVIEFEPNEAGEGFVFGDRIVGGAVPKQYIPAVEKGLRESMAEGVLAGYPVVDLKATLVDGSYHTVDSSEMAFKIAASQALKKAFTDADPALLEPVLEVEVIVPDEYMGDVMGQITAKRGHVLGMDSADGTQYLRAQVPQAEMFHYATELRSITQGRGRFSQKLDHYAEVPHTIADKVIAEHQSKVAAGERH, encoded by the coding sequence ATGAAGCCGACCACGCCCGATCGGATCCGGAACGTCGCCCTCATCGCCCATGGTGGCGCAGGCAAGACCAGCCTCGCCGAGGCCATGCTCTTCGACGCCGGAGCCATCCCCCGCCTCGGATCGGTCGAAGCCGGCACCGCCGCCCTGGACTGGGAGCCCGACGAGCAGCGCCGGCACCATTCCATCAACCTGGGCATCGGCACGTTCGAGGCCGAGGGCGCCCGCATCACCCTGGTCGACACCCCCGGCTACGCCGACTTCCAGGCCGATGTCGTCCAGGCTCTGGCAGCCGTGGATGCCGCCATCGTGGTCGTTGACGCATCGGCCGGGGTAGAGGTCGGGACGGATGCGGTCTGGCGGCTGGCCGATGCGCGGCGCCTGCCGCGCATGGTGTTCGTCAACAAGATGGACCGCGAGAACGCCAACTACGACGCCACCCTGGACCAGCTGAAGACGGCCTTCGGCCCCAAGATCGCGCCGGTCTACCTGCCCATCGGCGCCGCGGAGTCGTTCCGCGGCTACATCGACGTCGTGGAGCAGCACGCCTCGATCTACGACAACGGGGAGCCGAAGGAGGTGCCCATCCCGGACGACATGCGTGCGGCCGAGGAGTCCCGCCGCCAGGCCCTCATCGAGGCCGCGGCCGAAGCATCGGACGATCTCATGCTCAAGTACCTGGAGGGCGAGGTGATCTCGGATGCGGAGATCGAGACGGCCCTCCATACCGGCACGCGGGACGGGTCGGTGGTGCCCGTGTTCGTGGGGTCGGCCCTTCGCAACATCGGGGTCCGCGAGCTGATCCGGATGATCGCCCGCCACGTGCCGTCGGCGGCCGAGGTCGGGGCTCGCACCACCACCGACGGCACGCTCATCGAGCCCGATCCGGCGGGCCCGTTCGTCGCTCAGGTGTTCAAGGTCACCGCAGACCCGTTCGTGGGCCGCCTGACCTACTTCCGGGTCGTCTCCGGCGCCCTCAAAGCCCAGGGCCACCTCCACAACGCCACCCGGCGTGAGGACGAGCGGTTCGGCAACCTGCTGGCCCTCCAGGGAAAGGAGCAGGTCAACCTGCCCCAGGTCGGCCCCGGCGACATTGCCGCCGTCGCCAAGCTGGCCTCGACCCATGCCGGCGACACGCTGGTGGCGGAACGTTCCGAGGCGGTCCAGCTGCCGGCCTTCACGTTCCCCGAGCCGACTCTCCAGGTCGCGGTGGAACCTGAGTCCAAGGCCGACCTCGACAAGCTGGGACAGGCCCTCAACCGGATGCTCGAGGAGGAACCGTGCATGCGGGTCCACCGTGAGGCGGCAACGTCCCAGACCATCCTGACCGCCATGGGAGACGCCCACGTCGATGTCATCGTGGATCGGTTGAAGCGCAAGTTCGGCGCGGCGGTGAAGGTGGTGGCCCCGCGCGTGCCGTACCGCGAGACCATCCGGCGCCCGGCCAAGATCGACAACCGATTCAAGCGCCAAACCGGTGGCCACGGCCAATTTGGGCACGTGGTCATCGAGTTCGAGCCCAACGAGGCCGGCGAAGGGTTCGTGTTCGGTGATCGGATCGTGGGCGGGGCGGTGCCCAAGCAGTACATCCCGGCCGTCGAAAAGGGCCTCCGTGAGTCCATGGCCGAGGGGGTTCTGGCCGGCTACCCGGTCGTCGACCTCAAGGCCACCCTGGTGGACGGCTCGTATCACACCGTCGACTCGTCCGAGATGGCGTTCAAGATCGCGGCCTCGCAAGCCCTCAAGAAGGCATTCACCGATGCGGACCCGGCTCTCCTGGAGCCGGTCCTCGAGGTCGAGGTCATCGTCCCTGACGAGTACATGGGCGACGTGATGGGACAGATCACCGCCAAGCGCGGGCACGTGCTGGGCATGGACTCCGCCGACGGGACCCAGTACCTGCGCGCCCAGGTGCCGCAGGCCGAGATGTTCCATTACGCCACTGAGCTGCGGAGCATCACCCAGGGTCGCGGCCGCTTCTCCCAGAAGCTGGATCACTACGCCGAGGTCCCGCACACGATTGCCGACAAGGTGATCGCCGAGCACCAGTCCAAGGTCGCCGCCGGAGAGCGTCACTAA